The region CTGCTGCTCGGTGCGGCGATGCTGGGTATTGACGCCACACCAATGGAAGGGTTCGACCAGCGCGAACTGGATCTTGCCCTCGGCCTGCGTGAAAAAGGGCTGACCAGCGTGGTACTGGTGTCGCTCGGTGTTCGCAGCGACAGCGATTTCAACGCCGCGCTGCCAAAATCACGTCTGCCGCGCGACGAGATTTTCACCTTTATTTAAGCACCTGCGCTACGGCATGCCCCTCCTCGCCGGGAGAGGCATGGCACGTCACACTACTTCCCGCCGGTGTTAGCGAAAAAGCGACAGGTTAAATCGTCGCTTTTTCTGCATTCAGGCCCGGCACGAGGATCACTTTGCGGCAATCTTCGGCATGTTTATCGAAGATCTCATAGCCGCGAGCGGCCTCTTCCAGCGGCAGATGGTGTGTGACGATCTCTTCCGGTTTCAAATGACCAGACTCAATCAGCGGTAGCAAATCCGGCAGATACGCATGCACATGCGTCTGGCCCATCTTGAATGTCAGCCCTTTGTCGAAGGCATCACCAAACATAAACGCGTGGATAAAACCGGCATACACGCCGGGCACGCTGACAATCCCGCCGCGGCGCGTAGCGGCGATCGCCTGACGGAGTACTTTCCCGCTACTGCCTTCGATTTTCAGCGTACTGAGCACCGTTTCGGTAGTGCTGCCTTTGGCTTCGAATCCTACGGCATCGATAACGGCGTCCACACCACGGTGACCCGCCGTGTTTTCAATAATCCAGGCCGCGGGATCGTCATTTTTATCGAAGTTAATCGGTATTACGCCATAGCGATCGCGGGCAAAAGCCAGCCGGTAATCGCTGTCATCAATCATAAAGATCTGTTCGGCACCCTCCAGACGCGCACAGGCCGCCGTCAGTAAACCGACCGGCCCGGCACCGTAAATCGCCACGCTGGAGCCGGGTTTCACCTCGGCGTTCTTCACCGCCTGCCAGGCGGTAGGCAGAATATCGGAGAGAAACAGCACTTTTTCATCGGTCAGGGTGTCCGGCACTTTAAACGGCCCGGTGTTCGCTTTCGGCACGCGCACATATTCGGCCTGGCCGCCGGGAATACCGCCGTACAAATCGCTGTAACCGAACAGCGCCGCAGGTGGCGTGATGCCTTTGCGATTCAGCGCCGCGCCTTTGCCGGAATTGGTTTGCTCACAGGCCGAATACTGGTGAAGTTTGCAGAAGAAACACTCCCCGCAGGCAATGACAAAAGGGATCACCACCCGGTCGCCTTTACTGACGGCATGAACACCCGGCCCGGTTTCCACCACTTCGCCCATAAATTCATGACCGAATATATCGCCGTGATTGGTGCCCGGTATTTTCCCGTGATAAAGATGCAGATCCGAGCCGCAAATTGCCGTTGCGGTAACGCGAAGAATAATATCGTCTGAAGATTCGATAACCGGGTCGGGGCGGTTATCAACGCTAACTTTATGCGCGCCGTGATAAGTCAGTGCTCTCATATATCCTGGTCCTTATAAGGTTCAGACAGAACTGATAAGCATAGAACAGACCAGAGCAGAAAAATAAAATAGGCAGTAATTCTTAATGTCAGCG is a window of Enterobacter sp. R4-368 DNA encoding:
- a CDS encoding zinc-dependent alcohol dehydrogenase — translated: MRALTYHGAHKVSVDNRPDPVIESSDDIILRVTATAICGSDLHLYHGKIPGTNHGDIFGHEFMGEVVETGPGVHAVSKGDRVVIPFVIACGECFFCKLHQYSACEQTNSGKGAALNRKGITPPAALFGYSDLYGGIPGGQAEYVRVPKANTGPFKVPDTLTDEKVLFLSDILPTAWQAVKNAEVKPGSSVAIYGAGPVGLLTAACARLEGAEQIFMIDDSDYRLAFARDRYGVIPINFDKNDDPAAWIIENTAGHRGVDAVIDAVGFEAKGSTTETVLSTLKIEGSSGKVLRQAIAATRRGGIVSVPGVYAGFIHAFMFGDAFDKGLTFKMGQTHVHAYLPDLLPLIESGHLKPEEIVTHHLPLEEAARGYEIFDKHAEDCRKVILVPGLNAEKATI